A genome region from Labilibaculum antarcticum includes the following:
- a CDS encoding DUF4252 domain-containing protein translates to MKKFVIIIAAIVFPILAQAQTKGEKLHAKYSNLDGFSSFSFAGSFLKNLDFDVDEDELEKNITGDCKNIKFLTFKHETGNETKFMKIVSSELSKGDAYKEVLTDRDDKDSDEVHFFAKGKGKRFSEFHVLHHNENRTSLVSFFGDFEVEELKTLSHFTFDDEDEEQYQ, encoded by the coding sequence ATGAAAAAATTTGTAATAATAATTGCAGCTATCGTATTTCCGATACTTGCACAAGCACAAACAAAAGGCGAGAAACTACATGCTAAGTATTCCAATTTAGATGGATTTAGCAGCTTTAGTTTTGCTGGAAGTTTCTTGAAAAACCTTGATTTTGATGTTGACGAAGACGAATTGGAAAAAAACATTACCGGAGATTGTAAAAACATCAAATTTCTTACTTTCAAACACGAAACCGGGAATGAAACTAAATTTATGAAGATCGTTTCTTCGGAACTTTCGAAAGGAGATGCCTACAAAGAAGTGTTAACAGATAGAGATGATAAAGATTCTGACGAAGTTCATTTCTTCGCTAAAGGAAAAGGAAAAAGATTCAGCGAATTTCATGTTCTGCACCACAATGAAAACAGAACCTCATTGGTTTCCTTTTTTGGTGATTTTGAAGTTGAGGAGTTAAAAACATTATCGCATTTCACTTTTGATGATGAAGACGAAGAGCAATATCAATAA
- a CDS encoding PspC domain-containing protein encodes MKRLIRSKEKKIAGVCGGISQYINPELDPIIVRAAWLILTLFNPLMLLAYFILALVLPDSPYETV; translated from the coding sequence ATGAAACGTTTAATTAGATCGAAGGAGAAAAAAATAGCAGGGGTTTGCGGAGGTATTTCTCAATACATCAATCCTGAACTCGACCCCATAATCGTAAGAGCCGCATGGCTGATACTTACGTTATTTAATCCGCTAATGCTTCTTGCCTACTTTATATTAGCACTGGTTTTGCCGGACTCTCCATACGAAACAGTATAA
- a CDS encoding DNA-3-methyladenine glycosylase, which produces MKAMNERLKNDFYIRDITIVAEQLLGKIIVRKYETGIEKRFRITEIEMYVGEEDLACHAAKGRTKRTEVMYSKGGSVYIYLIYGVYWLLNIVTGKKDDPQAILIRSLDGIEGPGKVGKKLRLDKSFYGEDLGSSTRLWIEDEGQLYNYTAHPRINIEYSGEIWRNKLYRYKIEKALF; this is translated from the coding sequence ATGAAAGCAATGAATGAACGATTGAAAAATGATTTTTACATAAGAGATATTACTATTGTAGCCGAACAACTACTGGGGAAAATCATTGTAAGAAAGTATGAAACGGGGATCGAAAAGCGATTTCGAATAACAGAGATTGAAATGTATGTGGGAGAAGAGGATTTGGCGTGTCATGCGGCAAAAGGTCGAACCAAAAGAACAGAGGTGATGTATTCTAAGGGTGGTAGTGTCTATATTTATCTGATTTATGGGGTTTATTGGCTGCTAAATATTGTAACTGGGAAAAAGGACGATCCTCAGGCTATATTAATTCGAAGCTTAGACGGGATTGAGGGTCCAGGTAAAGTCGGAAAGAAGTTGAGGTTGGATAAGAGTTTTTATGGAGAGGATCTAGGAAGTTCAACCCGTTTATGGATTGAAGATGAGGGGCAATTATATAATTACACTGCTCATCCAAGAATTAATATTGAATATTCAGGTGAAATCTGGAGAAATAAATTGTATCGATATAAAATTGAAAAAGCTTTGTTCTAA
- the rplM gene encoding 50S ribosomal protein L13, with translation MDTLSYKTVSANNATAQKEWIVIDAADQVLGRLSSKVAKLIRGKYKPNFTPHVDCGDNVIIINAEKIRMTGNKMTDRKYFSYTGHPGGQKVKTPADLMEKYPERLIEHAVRGMLPKNRLGRTLFTNLYVNVGPEHKHEAQKPKKLDLNTIK, from the coding sequence GTGGATACATTAAGTTACAAAACAGTTTCTGCAAACAACGCAACTGCTCAAAAAGAGTGGATTGTTATTGATGCAGCAGACCAAGTGTTAGGTAGACTTAGCTCTAAAGTAGCAAAGCTAATTAGAGGTAAATATAAGCCTAATTTCACTCCTCATGTTGACTGTGGAGACAACGTGATCATTATCAATGCAGAGAAAATACGTATGACTGGAAATAAAATGACAGACAGAAAGTATTTTTCTTACACTGGACACCCAGGTGGACAAAAAGTTAAAACTCCAGCTGATCTTATGGAGAAATATCCAGAAAGATTAATTGAGCACGCTGTTAGAGGTATGCTTCCAAAGAATCGCTTAGGAAGAACTCTTTTCACAAACCTATATGTAAATGTAGGACCAGAGCACAAGCACGAAGCTCAAAAGCCAAAGAAATTAGATTTAAACACAATTAAATAA
- the rpsI gene encoding 30S ribosomal protein S9: MEVINAIGRRKAAVARIYVSEGKGQITINKKELNEYFTTGTLQYIVRQPLNLLEVAEKYDIKVNLDGGGVTGQAEALRLAISRALVKIDAEAKPALRTAGFMTRDPREVERKKPGQPKARKKFQFSKR, from the coding sequence ATGGAAGTGATTAATGCTATTGGACGTAGAAAAGCAGCTGTTGCTCGCATATACGTTAGCGAAGGTAAGGGTCAGATTACCATCAACAAAAAAGAGCTTAACGAGTACTTTACTACCGGAACTCTTCAGTATATCGTAAGACAACCTTTAAACCTTTTAGAGGTAGCTGAAAAGTACGACATCAAAGTAAATCTTGATGGTGGTGGAGTTACAGGTCAAGCGGAAGCTCTTCGTTTGGCAATATCCAGAGCACTTGTAAAAATTGATGCGGAAGCAAAACCAGCGCTAAGAACTGCAGGTTTCATGACCCGTGATCCACGTGAAGTTGAACGTAAGAAACCAGGTCAGCCTAAAGCACGTAAGAAATTTCAATTTAGCAAGCGTTAA
- the rpsB gene encoding 30S ribosomal protein S2, whose amino-acid sequence MSNTTFEELLEAGCHFGHLTRKWNPKMAPYIFMERNGIHIIDLHKTAVKLDVAAAAMKQIAKSGRKILFVATKKQAKLIVAEKVAAVNMPYVTERWPGGMLTNFPTIRKAIKKMSTIDKMEADGTLNHLSKRERLQVSRQRAKMEKNLGSIADLTRLPAALFVVDVMKEYIAVKEANRLDIPVFAMVDTNSNPEGIDFVIPCNDDASSSVTTILDIVTAAVKEGLSERKVEKETEASDKKVAKPKKAKKEEAPAKAEPAVEAAPAVEEAPVVEAAPVVEDSPVAEIAPEAPATEDEKNDKE is encoded by the coding sequence ATGTCAAATACAACATTTGAAGAATTATTAGAGGCAGGTTGTCACTTTGGTCACTTGACCAGAAAATGGAATCCAAAAATGGCTCCGTATATTTTTATGGAACGTAATGGAATTCACATTATTGACTTGCATAAAACTGCCGTAAAACTAGATGTTGCTGCCGCAGCAATGAAACAAATCGCTAAATCAGGAAGAAAAATTCTTTTTGTTGCTACTAAAAAGCAAGCAAAATTAATTGTTGCTGAAAAAGTAGCAGCAGTAAACATGCCATATGTAACTGAGCGTTGGCCAGGTGGAATGTTAACTAACTTCCCTACTATCAGAAAGGCTATTAAGAAAATGTCTACCATTGATAAAATGGAAGCTGACGGAACTCTTAATCACCTATCTAAAAGAGAAAGACTACAAGTATCTCGTCAAAGAGCTAAGATGGAAAAAAACTTAGGTAGTATTGCTGATCTGACCAGATTACCGGCAGCTCTATTTGTAGTTGATGTAATGAAAGAATATATCGCTGTTAAAGAAGCGAACCGTTTGGATATTCCAGTTTTTGCAATGGTTGATACTAACTCAAACCCAGAAGGTATTGATTTCGTAATTCCTTGTAATGATGATGCATCTAGCTCGGTTACTACTATTCTTGATATTGTAACCGCTGCCGTTAAGGAAGGTTTATCAGAAAGAAAAGTAGAAAAAGAAACTGAAGCATCTGATAAAAAAGTTGCTAAGCCTAAAAAGGCTAAAAAAGAAGAAGCTCCAGCTAAAGCTGAGCCTGCTGTAGAAGCAGCTCCTGCTGTAGAAGAAGCTCCTGTTGTAGAAGCTGCTCCTGTTGTAGAGGATTCTCCAGTTGCAGAAATTGCTCCAGAAGCTCCAGCTACTGAGGACGAAAAGAATGATAAGGAATAA
- the tsf gene encoding translation elongation factor Ts, with protein sequence MSIKAADVAKLRKATGAGMMDCKNALVEAEGDFDAAVTIIRKKGMSIANKRADRSATEGVVLAKVSEDKKSGAMITLNCETDFVAKNDSFVEFATKILDLALTNMPADLEALKALDLEGRKVEEHVTEQTGIIGEKIDLSFFGKMEAEYAVAYIHAGNKLSTMIGFNNTLEEQMARDVAMQAAAMAPISIDKDDVEADVVAKELEIAKEKARIEGKPEAMLDKIAAGRLAKFFKESTLLNQDFVKNNKQTIKQYLAEANKDLTVTKMMRFTLNA encoded by the coding sequence ATGTCTATTAAAGCAGCAGACGTAGCCAAATTGCGTAAAGCAACTGGCGCAGGAATGATGGATTGTAAAAATGCTCTTGTTGAGGCTGAAGGTGATTTTGACGCAGCAGTAACGATTATTCGTAAAAAAGGAATGTCGATTGCTAACAAACGTGCTGACAGAAGTGCAACTGAAGGTGTAGTACTAGCTAAAGTTTCTGAAGATAAGAAAAGTGGTGCAATGATTACTTTAAACTGTGAAACTGACTTCGTTGCGAAGAATGATAGTTTCGTAGAATTTGCCACCAAAATTCTTGATTTGGCTTTGACTAACATGCCTGCTGACCTTGAAGCTTTGAAAGCTTTAGATCTTGAAGGAAGAAAAGTTGAAGAGCACGTTACAGAGCAAACCGGTATTATCGGTGAAAAAATCGATTTAAGTTTCTTTGGTAAAATGGAAGCAGAATATGCTGTTGCCTATATCCACGCGGGGAACAAATTATCTACCATGATCGGTTTCAACAATACTCTTGAAGAGCAAATGGCTAGAGACGTAGCAATGCAAGCTGCAGCTATGGCTCCTATTAGTATCGACAAGGATGATGTTGAAGCTGATGTAGTTGCAAAAGAACTTGAAATTGCAAAAGAAAAAGCTCGTATTGAAGGAAAACCTGAAGCTATGCTTGACAAAATAGCAGCAGGCCGATTGGCTAAATTCTTTAAGGAATCAACATTATTGAATCAGGACTTTGTGAAGAACAACAAGCAAACTATAAAACAGTACCTTGCTGAAGCTAACAAAGATTTAACGGTTACAAAAATGATGCGTTTCACATTAAATGCTTAA
- the pyrH gene encoding UMP kinase — MVKYKRVLLKLSGESLMGDQQYGIDSQRLSDYAEQIKEITDLGVQVGIVIGGGNIFRGLSGAAKGFDRVKGDSMGMLATVINSLALNSALEAIQCKSRVLTAIRMEPIGEFYSKQKAVDYLENGHVTIFSAGTGNPYFTTDTGSSLRGIEIEADVMLKGTRVDGIYTADPEKDSSATKFETITFDEIYHKDLRVMDLTATTMCKENNLPIIVFDMDTKGNLKQVIEGENIGTLVHN; from the coding sequence ATGGTTAAATACAAACGCGTACTGCTAAAATTAAGTGGTGAATCGTTAATGGGTGATCAACAATATGGAATTGATTCACAACGATTAAGTGACTATGCCGAACAAATAAAGGAAATAACTGATCTTGGCGTGCAGGTCGGAATTGTAATTGGTGGCGGTAATATTTTCCGTGGATTAAGCGGTGCTGCTAAAGGTTTCGATCGCGTTAAAGGAGATTCGATGGGAATGCTTGCAACAGTAATTAATAGCTTAGCACTTAACTCAGCTTTAGAAGCTATTCAATGCAAATCACGTGTTTTAACAGCTATTAGAATGGAGCCAATTGGTGAATTCTACTCCAAGCAAAAAGCGGTAGACTACCTTGAAAATGGACATGTTACTATTTTCTCGGCAGGAACAGGAAATCCTTATTTTACAACAGACACAGGTTCTTCCCTTCGTGGAATCGAAATTGAAGCTGATGTAATGCTCAAAGGAACTCGCGTTGACGGAATATATACAGCTGATCCGGAAAAAGATAGTAGTGCTACAAAATTTGAAACGATTACTTTCGATGAAATCTATCACAAAGATTTGAGAGTTATGGATTTAACAGCTACTACAATGTGTAAAGAAAACAATTTACCTATAATTGTTTTTGATATGGATACTAAAGGAAATTTAAAGCAAGTAATTGAAGGTGAAAATATTGGAACATTGGTTCACAATTAA
- the frr gene encoding ribosome recycling factor: MTEEVQMYLEDTKEKMEAAVDHLENELLKIRAGKANPSMLNGIMVDYYGSMTALSQIANLSVPDPRTIAIQPWERAMIAPIEKAIMNSNLGFNPDNNGEYIRINIPALTEERRSELVKQAKSECEHAKVSIRNVRRDTNVELKKLVKEGLSEDLEKDAEAEVQKLTDIHGKKVDDLFAEKEKTIMTI; this comes from the coding sequence ATGACTGAAGAAGTTCAAATGTATCTTGAGGATACAAAGGAAAAGATGGAAGCTGCTGTTGACCATCTTGAAAACGAATTATTGAAAATTCGTGCTGGAAAAGCAAATCCAAGCATGTTGAATGGTATAATGGTAGATTATTATGGTAGCATGACTGCACTATCTCAGATTGCCAATCTTAGTGTGCCCGACCCTAGAACTATTGCAATTCAGCCTTGGGAAAGAGCAATGATTGCCCCTATTGAAAAGGCAATTATGAATTCAAATTTAGGATTTAACCCTGATAACAATGGAGAATATATCCGTATCAACATCCCAGCTTTAACTGAAGAGCGTAGAAGCGAATTGGTAAAACAAGCTAAAAGTGAATGTGAACATGCAAAAGTGAGCATTCGAAACGTAAGAAGAGACACCAATGTTGAGTTAAAGAAATTGGTGAAAGAAGGTCTGTCTGAAGATCTTGAAAAAGATGCTGAAGCAGAAGTTCAAAAACTTACTGATATTCACGGTAAAAAAGTGGATGACTTATTTGCTGAGAAAGAGAAAACTATAATGACCATATAA
- a CDS encoding BtpA/SgcQ family protein, translating into MMNLNKSIIGMVHVQALPGTPRNKFSIAEICEIAAQEAKQYESAGLDGIIIENMHDVPYLKGSVGPEITAAMAVVAKAVRDAVKLPLGIQILAGANKEALAVAKAANFQFIRAEGFVFGHVADEGYFDACAGELMRYRKSIGAEDILVFTDIKKKHSSHAITSDVDIAETAHAAEFFLSDGVIVTGSSTGKAVYLHELKSLKDIVHGPVLIGSGITAENLSEYWDYSSAFIVGSHFKEDGYWENPVSEERLRRFMETVAQLRN; encoded by the coding sequence ATGATGAACTTAAACAAATCAATAATAGGAATGGTGCATGTTCAGGCATTGCCAGGAACACCGAGAAACAAATTTTCCATCGCTGAGATTTGTGAGATTGCTGCTCAAGAAGCCAAGCAATATGAATCTGCCGGATTGGATGGCATCATAATTGAGAATATGCATGATGTTCCATACCTAAAAGGTTCCGTTGGTCCTGAAATTACAGCAGCTATGGCAGTTGTTGCAAAAGCAGTGCGAGATGCTGTGAAATTACCATTAGGAATACAAATACTTGCTGGAGCCAATAAAGAAGCCTTGGCAGTCGCAAAAGCAGCAAATTTTCAATTTATTCGTGCCGAAGGGTTTGTTTTTGGACACGTTGCCGATGAAGGATATTTTGATGCCTGTGCAGGAGAATTAATGCGCTACCGAAAATCAATTGGAGCTGAGGATATTCTCGTTTTCACGGATATAAAAAAGAAGCATAGCTCGCATGCAATTACTTCGGATGTTGATATTGCCGAAACGGCTCACGCGGCTGAGTTCTTTCTAAGCGATGGTGTTATTGTTACAGGCTCTTCTACAGGGAAAGCAGTTTATTTGCACGAGCTTAAGAGTTTGAAAGATATTGTTCATGGTCCAGTTTTAATTGGATCGGGTATCACTGCTGAGAATCTTTCGGAGTACTGGGATTATTCTTCTGCCTTTATTGTTGGTTCGCACTTCAAGGAAGATGGATATTGGGAGAATCCGGTTTCAGAAGAACGTTTGAGGAGATTTATGGAAACCGTTGCTCAGTTACGAAACTGA
- a CDS encoding four helix bundle protein: protein MKNFKKLTVWQKSMVLVKDLYIIAKQLPVEERYGLRSQVTRAAISIPSNIAEGCSRHSEKDFRRFLEIALGSSFELETQLLIMQKLKLVESELEMIIDQTCEIQKMLQGLMNKLI from the coding sequence ATGAAAAATTTCAAAAAGCTTACCGTTTGGCAGAAAAGTATGGTGTTGGTGAAAGACCTTTATATAATTGCAAAGCAATTACCTGTCGAAGAAAGATACGGTTTGCGAAGTCAGGTTACTAGAGCTGCAATTTCGATTCCTAGTAATATAGCTGAAGGGTGTAGTAGACATTCAGAGAAAGATTTCAGGAGGTTTTTAGAGATTGCATTAGGTTCTTCTTTTGAATTAGAAACCCAATTATTGATAATGCAAAAGTTGAAGCTAGTTGAAAGTGAGCTTGAAATGATTATTGATCAAACTTGTGAAATTCAGAAAATGTTACAAGGATTGATGAATAAATTGATATAA
- a CDS encoding OmpA family protein: MPTRQFQELQSKQQNCQDELEMEKEKTLNLSELNNELSGKLEVLDEKYKSILADTMQISRRLQSARERLNRIEKSNQNLLNQLAGMQAGNAKETKVLLEQIKKAQNELRLREDEVFALEKEMDARKRTLDTLQAELNKRDQRLQELESALNRKDEAVRALKQKVMNALTGFDGNGLSIATKNGKVYVSMDEKLLFKSGSYQVDQRGVEALGQLAGVLAQSKDINVMIEGHTDNVPYNGSGELKDNWDLSVKRATSIVRILILNTGINAERLTVAGRSKYVPIGTNATADGRSKNRRTEIILTPKLDELFKILESN, encoded by the coding sequence GTGCCTACAAGACAATTTCAAGAACTTCAAAGTAAGCAACAAAACTGTCAGGATGAATTGGAGATGGAAAAGGAAAAAACCCTTAACCTAAGTGAGTTGAATAACGAATTGAGTGGGAAATTGGAGGTTTTAGATGAGAAATATAAAAGTATTCTTGCTGATACTATGCAAATTTCAAGAAGACTTCAGTCAGCACGAGAACGATTAAACAGAATTGAAAAGAGCAATCAGAATTTACTGAATCAGTTGGCTGGAATGCAAGCCGGAAATGCGAAAGAAACAAAAGTATTGTTAGAGCAGATTAAAAAAGCTCAAAATGAATTGAGATTACGTGAAGATGAAGTTTTTGCTTTGGAAAAAGAGATGGATGCCCGCAAACGAACTCTGGATACCTTACAAGCAGAATTGAATAAGAGGGATCAACGTTTGCAGGAGTTGGAATCAGCCTTGAATCGGAAAGATGAGGCTGTTCGGGCTTTAAAACAAAAGGTAATGAATGCCCTTACAGGATTTGACGGAAATGGTTTGTCTATCGCCACAAAAAATGGAAAGGTTTATGTTTCCATGGATGAGAAACTTCTTTTCAAGTCAGGAAGTTATCAAGTTGATCAAAGAGGAGTGGAGGCGTTAGGTCAATTAGCCGGCGTATTAGCTCAAAGCAAAGATATTAATGTGATGATAGAAGGACATACGGATAATGTTCCCTACAACGGTAGTGGTGAGTTAAAAGACAATTGGGATTTAAGTGTGAAGAGAGCCACATCGATTGTTCGAATATTGATATTAAATACTGGAATTAATGCCGAAAGATTGACTGTTGCTGGTCGCAGTAAATATGTGCCAATTGGTACTAACGCCACAGCAGATGGTCGTAGTAAGAATCGTAGAACCGAAATAATTCTAACTCCAAAATTGGATGAATTGTTTAAAATACTGGAATCAAATTAA
- the dxs gene encoding 1-deoxy-D-xylulose-5-phosphate synthase, producing the protein MAKSKKQFLDKINFPSDLKKVSEDDLIQVCEELRQEIIEEVSCNPGHFGASLGVVELTVALHYVLNTPYDNLIWDVGHQAYGHKILTGRKDIFHTNRKYKGISGFPNRSESEYDAFTVGHSSTSISAALGMATAAHLNNEIDRKTVAVIGDGSMTAGLAFEGLNNAANNNADLLVILNDNNMAIDPNVGGLNNYLLDITTSQTYNKVRNDVWRFLGKLNRLNPNTQKIFQKVEQGIKTILLKQSNIFEAFNFRYFGPVDGHDVNHMVKILSDLQKIPGPKLLHVITQKGKGFKLAEQDQTYWHAPGIFDKVTGEILQTKSTSPQAPKFQDVFGNTLVELAEMNDKIVGITPAMPTGSSLNIMMEKMPDRAFDVGIAEQHAVTFSGGLAAKGKLPFCAIYSSFMQRAYDQMIHDVAIQNVNVVFCLDRGGVVGADGATHHGVYDLAFMRCVPNMTIASPLDAIELRNLMFTAQQENMGPFSIRYPRGKGRIIDWHKPFKILPVGKGQKLKDGNDLAILSIGPIGVEAMDAIEELEKDGYSVAHYDMRYLKPIDTDILHEVFGKHNQIITVEDACIIGGLGSAVIEFVNDNNYRAKVTRLGVPDKWVEQGTQQELYRECGYDKLGITETVTEILAKTEG; encoded by the coding sequence ATGGCTAAGTCTAAAAAACAATTTTTAGATAAAATCAATTTTCCATCTGATCTGAAAAAGGTGTCTGAAGACGATCTTATTCAGGTTTGTGAAGAGTTGCGCCAAGAAATTATTGAAGAGGTTTCCTGTAATCCCGGACATTTTGGTGCCAGTTTGGGTGTAGTAGAACTTACTGTTGCTCTTCATTATGTGCTAAATACTCCTTACGATAATCTTATTTGGGATGTGGGTCATCAGGCCTACGGACATAAAATCCTTACCGGAAGAAAAGATATTTTTCATACCAATAGAAAATACAAAGGAATAAGTGGTTTTCCAAACAGAAGCGAAAGCGAATACGATGCTTTTACTGTTGGACACTCCTCTACTTCTATTTCTGCGGCACTAGGAATGGCTACCGCAGCACATTTAAATAATGAAATAGATCGAAAAACGGTTGCTGTAATAGGTGATGGATCGATGACTGCCGGATTGGCATTTGAAGGATTAAACAATGCTGCGAATAACAATGCAGATTTATTGGTGATTCTGAATGACAACAATATGGCTATTGACCCAAATGTAGGTGGCTTAAATAACTACTTGCTGGATATCACTACTTCTCAAACCTATAACAAGGTAAGAAATGATGTTTGGAGATTTCTTGGTAAATTGAACCGGCTGAATCCAAATACTCAAAAGATTTTTCAAAAGGTAGAACAAGGAATAAAAACCATTCTGCTGAAACAAAGTAATATTTTCGAAGCTTTTAACTTCAGATATTTTGGACCTGTTGATGGTCATGATGTGAATCACATGGTAAAGATTTTAAGTGATTTACAAAAAATCCCCGGACCAAAACTGCTGCATGTTATTACACAAAAAGGAAAAGGTTTTAAACTGGCTGAACAGGATCAGACCTACTGGCATGCTCCTGGGATCTTTGACAAAGTAACCGGTGAGATTTTACAAACAAAATCTACAAGTCCGCAAGCTCCTAAATTTCAAGATGTTTTTGGCAACACTTTGGTTGAGCTAGCTGAAATGAATGACAAAATTGTTGGAATTACACCAGCAATGCCAACAGGCAGTTCATTAAATATCATGATGGAAAAAATGCCCGATCGTGCATTTGATGTGGGTATTGCCGAACAACATGCAGTTACTTTCTCGGGTGGATTGGCTGCAAAAGGAAAATTGCCTTTCTGTGCCATCTACTCTTCATTCATGCAACGCGCTTACGATCAGATGATTCATGATGTGGCTATACAAAATGTAAATGTTGTTTTTTGCTTGGATCGTGGTGGTGTGGTTGGTGCCGATGGTGCAACTCATCATGGTGTTTACGACCTTGCCTTTATGCGATGTGTTCCGAACATGACCATTGCTTCTCCGCTAGACGCCATCGAACTGAGGAATTTGATGTTTACTGCTCAGCAAGAAAACATGGGACCTTTCTCTATCCGTTATCCAAGAGGAAAAGGACGAATTATAGACTGGCATAAACCTTTCAAAATTCTTCCAGTTGGAAAAGGTCAAAAACTAAAGGATGGTAATGATCTTGCGATTCTTTCAATAGGACCAATAGGAGTAGAAGCCATGGATGCCATTGAAGAATTAGAAAAGGACGGTTATTCTGTAGCCCATTACGACATGAGATATTTGAAACCCATAGATACCGACATACTGCATGAAGTGTTTGGAAAACACAATCAAATTATCACTGTTGAAGATGCTTGTATTATTGGTGGATTAGGTTCTGCAGTAATCGAGTTCGTAAATGACAATAATTATCGAGCTAAGGTAACACGTTTGGGAGTACCTGATAAATGGGTTGAACAAGGCACACAGCAGGAATTATACCGTGAGTGTGGATACGACAAATTAGGAATTACTGAAACGGTAACTGAGATTTTAGCTAAAACCGAAGGCTAA